A genomic region of Sarcophilus harrisii chromosome 6, mSarHar1.11, whole genome shotgun sequence contains the following coding sequences:
- the TACC3 gene encoding transforming acidic coiled-coil-containing protein 3, translating to MSLQILNDENITGDITAETCDFLFTPPELTGTLSFFRTSQKENVPPKSIAKSMKVTFQTPLRDPQTNRILSPTMTTKLENSFTLDDCTDDLKDAHPPASRNEKNQQVTKGVDRKTMNETSQRQETNPALYPDLLPVKSSGSYHIDLDSLMDFDPFVNSSQNPRSPLVTNDSELVLEEINCYSLDETYPFISEDFKESSGIKSSRSPEKISEKSCGSLKSASLTDKNTDEINRVAVLEEKSDGSVVTQNLMNGVVSNKEEQNLSLDSGQPEEPVSNTAHDIQPASISTHLVACNSDFVNNDEKKTIDSELSALPLVEEKPVHVVEPLKSQPVKLEFDFSDNITVKPPPRKLGKGPGIKSLSKKPSVTQERVTKNLAKESKCQDKENMDPLPKGSYNLDWDKLDDPNFNPFGKRSKPSPSSHHQQSSNEITELQENLAAQSDSLPSEQNSMTAIDDIPKSQQVLTPVAAAESMLPVGTETLITGDQEKTENSNTSSSQVVSPALTTGSELHQKEELDTNVKGETAISEEDFRSPSQVLGTGIEIDYLEQFGTSSFKESALRKQSLYLKFDPLLKESPNKLAPVNIEITNGLLDSGKKSQKNQDDAKLDEFDFLGTFNIPVIGLPDGPDCMSVPVTTTDLPVSVDAIIDVLKYSQKDMDVAVEKVKEEVKEKQMKIQELEDKYTKFHVEYLDMGKIVEEYEGIITQLMADAQKQKEVSKAEIQKILSEKQQITADLNSMEKSFSDLFKRLEKQKEVLEGYQKNEEALKKCVEDYLLRIEKEERRYKALKAHAEEKLNLANEEIAQVRSKAKAETLALQANLRKEQMRVQSLEKSLEQKTKENDELTKICDDLISKMEKI from the exons ATGAGTCTGCAGATCTTAAATGACGAAAATATTACTGGTGATATAACTGCAGAAACTTGTGACTTCCTGTTTACACCGCCAGAGCTAACAGGAACATTATCATTTTTTCGTACGTCCCAGAAAGAAAATGTGCCACCAAAAAGTATAGCAAAATCTATGAAA GTAACTTTTCAAACTCCTTTGCGGGATCCACAGACAAATAGAATTTTAAGCCCAACCATGACAACTAAGCTTGAGAATTCTTTTACCCTGGATGATTGTACAGATGATTTAAAGGATGCTCATCCTCCTGCatcaagaaatgaaaa aaatcagCAGGTAACCAAAGGAGTTGATAGGAAAACAATGAATGAAACTTCTCAAAGACAAGAAACAAATCCTGCCCTTTATCCAGATCTGCTGCCAGTGAAAAGCAGTGGCTCCTACCATATTGACTTGGATAGTCTGATGGATTTTGACCCGTTCGTAAACTCATCCCAGAATCCAAGATCTCCATTAGTAACCAATGACTCTGAACTTGTCTTAGAAGAAATTAACTGTTACTCATTGGATGAAACTtatccatttatttctgaagacTTTAAAGAATCCTCAGGAATAAAATCTTCGAGAAGCCCtgaaaaaatttcagagaaaagttGTGGTAGTCTAAAATCTGCTTCATTGACTGACAAAAACACTGATGAAATAAATAGAGTAGCCGTCTTAGAAGAAAAGTCTGATGGCAGTGTGGTAACCCAGAATCTTATGAATGGAGTTGTGTCCAATAAGGAAGAACAGAACTTATCTTTGGACTCGGGACAGCCTGAAGAACCAGTTTCTAATACAGCTCATGATATCCAGCCTGCCAGTATATCAACACATTTGGTAgcttgtaactctgactttgtcaacaatgatgaaaaaaagacaatCGATTCTGAGTTATCAGCTCTTCCCCTTGTAGAAGAGAAGCCTGTACACGTGGTTGAGCCTTTGAAATCCCAGCCTGTAAAACTagaatttgatttttctgatAACATTACTGTCAAGCCACCACcaagaaaattaggaaagggTCCTGGAATTAAATCTCTTTCTAAGAAACCTTCTGTAACCCAGGAGAGAGTGACAAAAAACCTGGCAAAGGAAAGCAAATGTCAGGATAAAGAAAATATGGACCCTCTTCCAAAGGGATCTTATAATTTAGACTGGGACAAGCTTGATGATCCAAATTTTAACCCATTTGGGAAAAGGTCTAAGccttctccttcttctcatcATCAGCAATCTAGTAATGAAATCACTGAACTTCAAGAGAATCTTGCAGCACAGAGTGACAGCCTTCCTAGTGAGCAGAATAGTATGACTGCTATTGATGACATACCCAAAAGTCA GCAGGTTCTTACTCCTGTTGCTGCTGCTGAATCTATGCTTCCAGTAGGAACAGAAACTTTGATAACTGGGGATCAG GAGAAAACGGAAAATTCAAATACTTCAAGCAGTCAAGTTGTTAGTCCAGCATTAACCACTGGTTCTGAACTCCACCAGAAGGAGGAATTGGACACAAATGTCAAGGGAGAAACTGCTATATCTGAAGAGGACTTCAGATCTCCTTCACAAG ttttaggCACGGGTATAGAAATCGACTATttggaacaatttggaacttctTCA ttcAAGGAATCTGCTTTGAGGAAACAGTCCTTATATCTTAAATTTGACCCACTACTGAAAGAGAGTCCTAATAAACTAGCTCCTGTAAATATTGAAATAACAAATGG cCTTCTGGACtctggaaaaaaatctcagaaaaatcaAGATGATGCAAAACTTGATGAATTTGACTTCCTAGGAACATTTAATATTCCT gtAATAGGACTTCCTGATGGACCTGATTGTATGAGTGTTCCTGTGACAACCACAGATTTGCCTGTTTCTGTTGATGCTATTATAGATGTGTTGAAGTACAGTCAGAAAGACATGGATGTGGCTGTagaaaaagtcaaagaagaa gttaaagaaaaacaaatgaaaattcaaGAATTGGAAGACAAATATACAAAATTCCATGTGGAATATTTAGATATGGG GAAAATTGTAgaagaatatgaagggataataacTCAATTGATGG CGGATGCTCAGAAGCAGAAAGAGGTTTCAAAGGCTGAAATCCAGAAGATTTTGTCAGAAAAACAGCAAATTACAGCAGACCTGAATTCCATGGAAAAatctttttctgatctcttcaAACGACTagaaaaacagaaggaagttTTAGAAGGATATCAAAAG AATGAAGAAGCCTTGAAGAAATGTGTTGAAGATTATCTGCTgagaattgaaaaggaagagagaaggtatAAAGCGCTCAAGGCTCATGCGGAAGAGAAATTAAACCT AGCGAATGAAGAGATTGCCCAGGTTCGGAGCAAAGCTAAAGCTGAGACTCTTGCTTTACAAGCAAATTTACGAAAGGAACAAATGC